One window of the Rhipicephalus sanguineus isolate Rsan-2018 chromosome 4, BIME_Rsan_1.4, whole genome shotgun sequence genome contains the following:
- the LOC119391297 gene encoding cuticle protein 16.5-like has translation MFRALLVLAMASSAFAGYVGGLAPASYAVAAPAVAAVHAAPAVTTVHHAPAYATVHAAPAVTTVHAAPSVATVSRFQTYHAPAVAAVAPAVTTYHAPAPVVSVAPAVARVATFRAAPAYFAAPAPVAVAAPAVTRVHTYHAAPAVVAAPAVARVATVHAAPAVAYAAPAVTRVAYAAPAVAYAAPAVARVAYHAAPAVATVHAAPAVAVAPAVTRVAAYHAAPAVVAHAPAVTTFHAPAAAVTRVDTVHHAAPAVATVAAAPAVGHYSVGYGLLPTYGLNYKYGLAGLNYATLLHKKKCMYLTSPVILIHI, from the exons ATG TTTCGTGCCCTTCTTGTCCTGGCTATGGCCAGCAGCGCATTCGCTGGCTACGTTGGTGGCCTCGCCCCCGCCAGCTACGCCGTCGCAGCACCGGCCGTAGCCGCCGTCCACGCCGCTCCAGCAGTGACCACCGTCCACCACGCCCCGGCGTACGCTACCGTTCATGCAGCGCCGGCAGTGACTACCGTGCACGCTGCCCCATCCGTCGCCACTGTCTCCAGGTTCCAGACGTACCACGCACCCGCCGTCGCAGCCGTAGCGCCCGCCGTGACAACCTACCACGCTCCCGCGCCGGTCGTCTCTGTCGCCCCTGCAGTCGCTAGGGTCGCCACCTTCCGTGCCGCCCCGGCCTACTTCGCAGCACCCGCTCCAGTTGCCGTGGCCGCACCCGCCGTGACCCGAGTGCACACCTACCACGCTGCGCCGGCCGTAGTCGCTGCCCCAGCTGTGGCCAGGGTGGCCACCGTTCACGCTGCACCGGCAGTGGCCTACGCAGCTCCAGCCGTCACCAGGGTCGCGTACGCTGCCCCCGCAGTGGCCTACGCCGCGCCGGCCGTCGCTAGGGTTGCGTACCACGCTGCTCCCGCCGTCGCCACAGTCCACGCAGCACCAGCCGTTGCCGTAGCCCCAGCCGTGACTAGGGTCGCAGCCTACCACGCGGCTCCCGCTGTGGTGGCTCACGCACCGGCAGTGACCACCTTCCACGCACCTGCCGCCGCCGTCACTCGCGTCGACACGGTGCACCACGCGGCACCGGCCGTGGCGACTGTGGCCGCTGCACCCGCTGTTGGTCACTACAGCGTGGGATACGGGCTCCTCCCCACGTATGGTCTCAACTACAAGTACGGCCTCGCTGGCCTCAACTACGCCACCCTTCTGCACAAGAAGAAATGTATGTATCTCACATCTCCGGTCATACTGATTCATATATAA